The DNA segment ACCGACGCCGACACCGCTCGCCAGTCGGCCCGGCGGATGATAAACCGGGACAACGTGATGATGGTTTCCGGCGGGTCGTCGAGCGCGGTCGCCATCGCGGTCCAGGGGCTGTGCCAGAAGGAGAAGGTGCTGTTCATGGCGTGTCTCACCCACTCGAACGACACCACGGGTAAGGACTGCGCCCGGTACGGCTTCCGGGAGATGTTCAACGCGTACATGACCGGCCAGGCGCTCGCGCCGGTCGTCACCGAGGAATACGGGAACGACCTCAAGTTCTATCAGCTGTACGCCGACTACAGTTGGGGCAAGACCCAGCAGGCCTCGATGAAGAAGTTCTTCGAGGAGGCGGGCTGGTCGGAGATCGACAGCGTCCCGACGCCTCTCGGCACGAAGGACTTCCAGTCGTACCTCTCGGAGGCCGAAAGCTCCGGCGCGGAGGCCATCTTCCTCAACCACTACGGCCTCGACGGCGCGAACTCGCTCAGTCAGGCCATCGAGATGGGACTGGACAAGAAGATGGAGATCGTGATGCCGCTGTACAACCGACCGATGGCCCAGGCCGCCGGTGGCGCCATCGAGGGCATCTACGGCACCGTGGCGTGGGACGCCCAGATCGACAACGGACCGTCGAACTCGTTCGCGAAGGCGTTCGGAGACGAGTACAACGGCCGCGTCCCGTCCGGACCGGCCCAGTTGGCGTACGCCCAGACGCTCCAGTACGCCGCGGCGGCCGAGCGCGCCGGGACGTTCTACCCGCCCGAGGTCATCAAACAACTGGAAGGTCGGAAGTACAACAACCTCGGCATGGGCGAGGAGACGATGCGCAAGTGCGACCACCAGGCCCAGCGCGCGGTCCCGGTCGTGAAGGGACTGCCGGGGTCCAAGCAGGGTTCGGGGAGGTTCTTCGAACTGGTCAACCTCACCTCCAAGGACAAACTCGGCTACAAGTGCGGCGAGGGACCGGCGGCGGAGTGCGAACTCGGTTCGTACGAATAGGTCCCCGGCGCAGTTATTCACTAACGTTTATAATCGATAGAGGATACCAACCACATGGTAGAATTTCGCATGGACAGTAGTAGTCACGAAGAACGGAGACAACGCTCGAGGGGACAGACGTGAGTCTCGTTTCCGAAGTAGCTACGGTGCTGATAAACGGGCTCCAGCAGGGAGCCATCTACGTGCTGGTCGCCATCGGACTGTCGATCATCCTCGGGACGCTGAAGTTCGTCAACTTCGCCCACGGGGCGCTGTATCTGGTAGGCACGTACGCCGGCCTCTTCATCACGCTCAACGTCCAGTTGACGGGCGGGAAACTGATGGACTGGGGCTACAGCGAACTCGGACTCGGGTGGGGCTTTCTGCCCGCACTCGTGCTCGTCCCGATTATCGTATTCGTCGTCGGCGTCCTGATGGAACGATTCGTGGCCAGACCGTTCTACGACAGGCCCGACACCGACCAGATTCTGTTGACGTTCGGACTGGCCATCGTCGTCCAGGAACTGTTCAAAATCCTGTTCGGCGGTCAGAGCTACAACTTCGCGCGCCCGGCGTGGGCCAGCGGGCCGGTGTCGCTGCCGCTCATCGGTAGCTTCCCGCAATGGCGCCTCTACGTGCTCGGCATCACCGCGGCGCTGGTCATCGGCGTCTACTTGCTCATCGAGTACACCGACTTCGGCCTCGTGGTGCGCGCGGGCACTCGCGACGCCGAGATGGTCCAACTGCTCGGCATCAAGATCACCCGGCCGTACCTCATGGTGTTCGGCGTCGGCGCGGCGCTCGCGGGCGTCGCGGGCGTCGTCGGCGGCCCGCTGTACGCGGTCAATCCCAACATCGGCACCGAGGTGCTGGTGCCGGCGTTCCTCGTCGTCGTCATCGGCGGGGTCGGCTCCATCACCGGCGCGGTGCTCGGGGGCATCCTCATCGGCGAGACGCTGGCCATCCTGGTCGCGGTCGCGCCCCAGTGGTCGCAGGTCGGCATCTACGTGCTAGCGGCCGTCGTGCTGCTCGTGCGGCCCCAGGGACTGCTCGGCGTCGAGGAGGTGACGCCGTGACGGACGAAGGAACCGAGCGCGCCGACGCGCCCGCCGACGCCACCGACGACGGGACCGTCGTCGGGGCGGCCGAGCGCGAACTGTTCGACTGGCAGTCGCTCAAGGAGAGCGAACTGTTCGTCGTCGCCGCGACCACACTGTTCGTCGCGGTGTTCCCGTGGCTGTTCGCCGACGCGCCAGTCATCAGCGGCTTCTTCAACGGCTACCGGGACCTCGCGACGCTGATGCTCATCTGGGGCATCTTCGCGATGGGGTTCAACCTCCTGCTGGGCTACACCGGCCTGCTGTCGTTCGGCCACGCGGCCTTCTGGGGCGGGGCGGCCTACGCCGCGGGCATCTTCAGCCACACGGTCTCCTCGAGTCCGATACTCATCATCGTCGCCGGGACGCTGTTCGCGGCCGTGCTGGCGTGGGTGCTCGGATTCATCTCGCTCCGCCGCGGCGGTATCTACTTCTCCATCCTCACGCTCGCGTTTGGCCAGATGGCCTACTACCTCGCGCTGTCGCCACTCTCGCAGTACACCAACGGCGAGAACGGCTACACCAGCGTCGAGATCGGCCAACTGCTGGGCACGTTCTACCTCCGGTACCCGGTGCCGGGTCTGGAGTGGCTGCTGGGGACGTGGAAGTACGTGCTGGTCGGGACGGTGACCGTGCTGTCGGTCGCCGCCGCCTACCGCATCCTCCACTCGCCCTACGGGATGGTGTTCCGCGCCATCCGCCAGAACGAACAGCGCGCGGAGTTCGTCGGACTCAACGTCTGGCGCTACAAGCTGATGGCGTTCATCATCTCCGGGTCGTTCGCGGGAATCGCCGGGAGCCTGTTCACCATCCACGGCGCGTACGTCCCGCTCCAGTCGCTGTACTGGACGACCAGCGGCGAGGTCGTCATCATGGCGGTGCTGGGCGGCGTCGGGTCGCTGTTCGGCCCCATCGTCGGCGCGGGCGTCTACCTCTACGTCGAGAACATCATCAGCGGCGTCCAGAAGCTCACCGTGCCGTTCACGGGGCCCGCCGAGTGGCTCACGCTGGTTCAAGAGCCCGTGGTCCTGCTGGAGGGCTTCGGCGCGTACTGGCACCTCATCCTCGGACTCGTGTTCGTGCTGGTCATCGCGCTGTTCCCGC comes from the Halorussus vallis genome and includes:
- a CDS encoding branched-chain amino acid ABC transporter permease — protein: MTDEGTERADAPADATDDGTVVGAAERELFDWQSLKESELFVVAATTLFVAVFPWLFADAPVISGFFNGYRDLATLMLIWGIFAMGFNLLLGYTGLLSFGHAAFWGGAAYAAGIFSHTVSSSPILIIVAGTLFAAVLAWVLGFISLRRGGIYFSILTLAFGQMAYYLALSPLSQYTNGENGYTSVEIGQLLGTFYLRYPVPGLEWLLGTWKYVLVGTVTVLSVAAAYRILHSPYGMVFRAIRQNEQRAEFVGLNVWRYKLMAFIISGSFAGIAGSLFTIHGAYVPLQSLYWTTSGEVVIMAVLGGVGSLFGPIVGAGVYLYVENIISGVQKLTVPFTGPAEWLTLVQEPVVLLEGFGAYWHLILGLVFVLVIALFPRGIWGLFEDLGASLRRLSGGDR
- a CDS encoding substrate-binding protein, with translation MPQSNSGPTRRDVVKAAGATGAASIASLAGCIGGGGDGSGGGGGGDGGGDGGGGGGGGSQDYPPLGNFPVEGDTVKLGFNVPQSGPYSSEGKDELRAYKLAVKHLNNGGGWVDNWSDLSGDGVLGKKVDYVTGDTATDADTARQSARRMINRDNVMMVSGGSSSAVAIAVQGLCQKEKVLFMACLTHSNDTTGKDCARYGFREMFNAYMTGQALAPVVTEEYGNDLKFYQLYADYSWGKTQQASMKKFFEEAGWSEIDSVPTPLGTKDFQSYLSEAESSGAEAIFLNHYGLDGANSLSQAIEMGLDKKMEIVMPLYNRPMAQAAGGAIEGIYGTVAWDAQIDNGPSNSFAKAFGDEYNGRVPSGPAQLAYAQTLQYAAAAERAGTFYPPEVIKQLEGRKYNNLGMGEETMRKCDHQAQRAVPVVKGLPGSKQGSGRFFELVNLTSKDKLGYKCGEGPAAECELGSYE
- a CDS encoding branched-chain amino acid ABC transporter permease; protein product: MSLVSEVATVLINGLQQGAIYVLVAIGLSIILGTLKFVNFAHGALYLVGTYAGLFITLNVQLTGGKLMDWGYSELGLGWGFLPALVLVPIIVFVVGVLMERFVARPFYDRPDTDQILLTFGLAIVVQELFKILFGGQSYNFARPAWASGPVSLPLIGSFPQWRLYVLGITAALVIGVYLLIEYTDFGLVVRAGTRDAEMVQLLGIKITRPYLMVFGVGAALAGVAGVVGGPLYAVNPNIGTEVLVPAFLVVVIGGVGSITGAVLGGILIGETLAILVAVAPQWSQVGIYVLAAVVLLVRPQGLLGVEEVTP